From Luteococcus japonicus, one genomic window encodes:
- a CDS encoding sucrase ferredoxin — protein MTTCSDGWDGAGIPALGTAPDARFWVALEQPGPWGAKAFTQSRLDPELGQRLEAAVAARKGRLLLVRNPLSHPDEDGPRRLVVGAGPMHAPWVAETVIENAATLLHLLDGWPDLDIVETPPPPLQPCEPVLLVCTNGKRDVCCAVKGAPLARRLAARFPERVWEATHLGGHRFACTALALPSRQMLARMAESLAVRAMDGELLALDAHHDRGRSELPQLARVADAWLRGGTGETDPGAVAFTVDGDVVAATHRDGRSWTLQITKHSSDELELPESCGKPAVPASWWQVTEL, from the coding sequence ATGACCACATGCAGCGACGGATGGGACGGGGCCGGGATTCCCGCGCTGGGAACGGCACCCGACGCGCGCTTCTGGGTGGCGCTGGAACAGCCCGGACCCTGGGGCGCCAAGGCCTTCACCCAGTCCCGGCTGGATCCGGAGCTGGGTCAACGGCTGGAAGCCGCCGTCGCGGCTCGAAAGGGACGGCTGCTGCTGGTCCGCAACCCCCTCTCCCACCCGGACGAGGACGGGCCACGACGCCTGGTCGTCGGGGCCGGCCCGATGCATGCACCGTGGGTGGCCGAGACCGTCATCGAGAACGCGGCAACCCTCCTGCACCTCCTCGACGGATGGCCGGACCTGGACATCGTCGAGACTCCCCCGCCGCCCCTGCAGCCCTGCGAACCGGTCCTGCTGGTGTGCACCAATGGCAAGCGCGACGTGTGCTGTGCCGTCAAGGGTGCCCCACTGGCACGTCGGCTGGCGGCGCGCTTCCCCGAGCGGGTCTGGGAGGCCACCCATCTGGGAGGGCACCGCTTCGCCTGCACGGCCCTTGCGCTGCCCTCGCGCCAGATGCTGGCTCGCATGGCCGAGTCTCTGGCCGTCCGGGCGATGGACGGCGAGCTACTGGCCCTGGACGCCCACCACGACCGCGGGCGCTCCGAGCTGCCCCAGCTGGCCCGCGTCGCGGACGCCTGGTTGCGAGGCGGCACCGGCGAGACCGATCCGGGAGCCGTCGCGTTCACCGTCGACGGCGACGTGGTGGCCGCAACGCACCGCGACGGCCGCAGCTGGACGCTGCAGATCACCAAGCACTCCAGCGACGAGCTGGAACTTCCCGAGAGTTGCGGCAAGCCCGCGGTGCCCGCCAGCTGGTGGCAGGTCACCGAGCTCTGA
- the pstA gene encoding phosphate ABC transporter permease PstA: protein MSTAVNTTSAPAGESKIELRTPSGKRQLIDRSATAFVWLAGLLAIIPLLWILGTVAVKGAAPLVTAQPDYIKTCATKDGSKWVRVEQSQCGAEPASPLDYRYTESGKYVGVGEQIEGLSKGKEPTAVSTELRIGEPQGSSAGTAKEFSLQWWTSDEGQATQNSSAGGAKHAIIGTLLIGLITSLIAVPIAVLGAVWLVEYARATKAAKVVSFAIDILSGVPSIVAALFVFALVITIGGMDRSTFAASLALVLLMLPTVLRSTEEMLKLVPDSLREASYALGVPKWKTILKVVIPTCSSGILTGIVLGLARVMGETAPLLILVAFATGTNWSPLASNMGSLPTMINEDRRFAVGSTGEVRAWGAALTLVLLVMILNLIARGIARMGKIADK, encoded by the coding sequence ATGAGCACCGCCGTCAACACCACCTCCGCACCCGCCGGGGAGTCGAAGATCGAGCTGCGAACCCCGTCGGGCAAGCGTCAGCTCATCGACCGCTCGGCCACCGCATTCGTGTGGCTCGCAGGCCTGCTGGCCATCATCCCGCTGTTGTGGATCCTGGGAACCGTCGCCGTCAAGGGCGCCGCCCCACTCGTCACCGCACAGCCCGACTACATCAAGACCTGCGCCACCAAGGACGGGTCCAAGTGGGTGCGCGTCGAGCAGTCGCAGTGCGGCGCCGAACCCGCGTCCCCGTTGGACTATCGCTACACAGAGTCCGGCAAGTACGTCGGCGTCGGCGAGCAGATCGAGGGCCTGTCCAAGGGCAAGGAGCCCACAGCGGTCTCCACGGAACTCCGCATCGGGGAGCCCCAGGGTTCCTCCGCTGGCACGGCCAAGGAGTTCAGCCTGCAATGGTGGACCTCCGACGAGGGACAGGCCACCCAGAACTCGTCGGCCGGTGGCGCCAAGCACGCCATCATCGGCACCCTGCTGATCGGCCTGATCACGTCGTTGATCGCCGTGCCGATCGCAGTGCTGGGAGCCGTCTGGCTCGTCGAGTACGCCCGGGCGACGAAGGCCGCCAAGGTGGTCAGCTTCGCCATCGACATCCTGTCCGGCGTGCCCTCCATCGTCGCGGCACTGTTCGTCTTCGCCCTGGTGATCACGATCGGCGGCATGGACCGCTCCACCTTCGCCGCCTCCCTGGCGTTGGTGCTGCTGATGCTGCCCACCGTGCTGCGCTCCACCGAGGAGATGCTGAAGCTGGTGCCCGACAGCCTGCGAGAGGCCTCCTACGCCTTGGGCGTGCCGAAGTGGAAGACCATCCTCAAGGTGGTCATCCCCACCTGCAGCTCCGGCATCCTGACCGGCATCGTGCTCGGCCTGGCCCGCGTGATGGGCGAGACCGCCCCGCTGCTGATCCTGGTGGCCTTCGCCACCGGCACCAACTGGAGCCCCTTGGCCTCCAACATGGGCTCCCTGCCGACCATGATCAACGAGGACCGTCGCTTCGCCGTCGGTTCCACCGGTGAGGTGCGCGCCTGGGGCGCGGCACTGACCCTGGTCCTGCTCGTGATGATCCTCAACCTCATTGCTCGCGGCATCGCCCGCATGGGCAAGATCGCCGACAAGTAA
- the pstC gene encoding phosphate ABC transporter permease subunit PstC, whose protein sequence is MPTPGTEPRRGAPPVDAAESPADIVHHHEPHAEAPTPAVKRAVASKKPAASTPVVETAPVKLDEVKRGADLAFKSATGLSAGLIVTIVGFIAVFLLALAVPALGRNNANFLTSNEWDLGSKFSFGISGLMWTTVFSSIIAMMIAVPIAIGVALLITHYAKGALSNTIGFMVDLLAAVPSVVYGLWGLRVLGPVLVPVGEFLSKILGWIPIFKPGLLPSPGTVFTASTVLAIMILPIVTSISRDVFAQTPRDNIEAAWALGATKTEMIRTAVIPYGRSGVTAAAMLGLGRALGETVAVMIILSTVQELDFSIFGGGETFAARIANGAGELDSADKTGAYIAAGLVLFVLTFVVNAVARTLANAGKVKA, encoded by the coding sequence ATGCCCACACCAGGCACTGAACCGCGTCGCGGTGCGCCGCCTGTCGACGCCGCCGAGTCACCCGCGGACATCGTCCACCACCACGAGCCCCACGCCGAGGCGCCCACCCCCGCGGTGAAGCGCGCCGTGGCCAGCAAGAAGCCCGCGGCCTCCACCCCCGTCGTCGAGACCGCGCCCGTGAAGCTCGACGAGGTCAAGCGGGGCGCAGACCTGGCCTTCAAGTCGGCCACCGGTCTGTCGGCTGGCCTGATCGTCACCATCGTGGGCTTCATCGCGGTCTTCCTGCTGGCCCTCGCCGTGCCGGCGCTGGGCCGCAACAACGCCAACTTCCTCACGTCGAACGAGTGGGACCTGGGCAGCAAGTTCAGCTTCGGCATCTCCGGGCTGATGTGGACCACGGTCTTCAGTTCGATCATCGCCATGATGATCGCCGTGCCGATCGCCATCGGCGTCGCCCTGCTGATCACCCACTACGCCAAGGGTGCCCTGTCCAACACCATCGGCTTCATGGTGGACCTGCTGGCCGCCGTCCCGTCGGTGGTCTACGGCCTGTGGGGCCTCCGCGTCCTCGGGCCGGTCCTGGTGCCGGTGGGTGAGTTCCTCTCCAAGATCCTGGGCTGGATCCCCATCTTCAAGCCGGGGCTGCTGCCCTCCCCCGGTACCGTCTTCACCGCGTCCACCGTCCTCGCAATCATGATCCTGCCGATCGTCACCTCGATCTCGCGCGACGTCTTCGCGCAGACCCCACGTGACAACATCGAGGCCGCCTGGGCACTGGGGGCCACCAAGACCGAGATGATCCGTACCGCGGTGATTCCCTACGGCCGCTCCGGTGTCACGGCCGCCGCCATGCTCGGCCTGGGCCGTGCACTCGGTGAGACCGTCGCCGTGATGATCATCCTGTCCACAGTGCAGGAGCTCGACTTCTCCATCTTCGGTGGTGGCGAGACCTTCGCCGCCCGGATCGCCAATGGCGCCGGCGAGCTGGACAGCGCGGACAAGACCGGCGCCTACATCGCTGCTGGCCTCGTGCTGTTCGTGCTGACCTTCGTCGTCAACGCCGTGGCCCGTACCCTCGCCAACGCCGGAAAGGTCAAGGCATGA
- the pstB gene encoding phosphate ABC transporter ATP-binding protein PstB yields MAKRIEVKDLNIYYGKFHAVDSVSFTVEPRTVTAFIGPSGCGKSTVLRTLNRMHEVIPGATCTGEVLLDGVNLYGDGVDPVAVRRLVGMVFQRPNPFPSMSIYDNVVAGLRLNGVTNKAKLDEVVERSLQGANLWNEVKDRLDKAGTGLSGGQQQRLCIARAIAVEPEVLLMDEPCSALDPISTLAIEDLIQELKEKFTVVIVTHNMQQAARVSDQTAFFNLAATGKPGQLVEIGATEKIFSNPDQKATEDYITGRFG; encoded by the coding sequence ATGGCCAAGCGCATCGAGGTCAAGGACCTCAACATCTACTACGGCAAGTTCCACGCGGTCGACAGCGTCTCCTTCACCGTGGAGCCCCGCACCGTCACCGCCTTCATCGGCCCGTCGGGCTGCGGCAAGTCAACCGTGCTGCGCACCCTGAACCGCATGCACGAGGTCATTCCCGGCGCCACCTGCACCGGCGAGGTCCTGCTCGACGGCGTGAACCTGTACGGCGACGGCGTCGATCCGGTGGCCGTGCGCCGTCTGGTGGGCATGGTCTTCCAGCGCCCCAACCCCTTCCCATCGATGAGCATCTACGACAATGTCGTGGCGGGCCTGCGCCTCAACGGCGTCACCAACAAGGCCAAGCTCGACGAGGTGGTGGAGCGCTCGTTGCAGGGCGCCAACCTGTGGAATGAGGTCAAGGACCGCCTGGACAAGGCCGGCACCGGCCTGTCGGGTGGCCAGCAGCAGCGTCTGTGCATCGCCCGCGCCATCGCCGTGGAGCCCGAGGTGCTGCTGATGGACGAGCCCTGCTCCGCCCTGGACCCCATCTCCACCCTGGCGATCGAGGACCTGATCCAGGAACTGAAGGAGAAGTTCACCGTCGTCATCGTGACGCACAACATGCAGCAGGCAGCTCGAGTGTCGGACCAGACGGCCTTCTTCAACCTTGCCGCGACCGGCAAGCCCGGCCAGCTGGTCGAGATCGGTGCCACCGAGAAGATCTTCTCCAACCCGGACCAGAAGGCCACCGAGGACTACATCACCGGCCGCTTCGGCTGA
- a CDS encoding helix-turn-helix transcriptional regulator: MTTAGRIRECRTTAGLSHAELSNRLSVSRQAVSKWESGAGLPDVENLKQMAKLFDVSVDHLLVDETATDRGEVAMRQPIDLASMQPYTIPGKRMGSRAHAAVLAAYPQATSVWALARSQRNTRSQNALEWIISLFSDANGFGIFGTADALSDHDARYLVESANRQLLVSVGQHEITSRELGERITGKKFTIGQDSFRRAVQVR; encoded by the coding sequence ATGACCACCGCCGGCCGAATCCGCGAATGCCGCACCACCGCGGGCCTCTCGCACGCCGAACTGTCCAACCGCCTGTCGGTCTCCCGGCAGGCCGTCAGCAAGTGGGAGTCCGGCGCGGGCCTGCCCGACGTCGAGAACCTCAAGCAGATGGCGAAGCTCTTCGACGTCAGCGTCGACCACCTGCTGGTCGACGAAACGGCCACGGACCGGGGCGAGGTCGCCATGCGCCAGCCGATCGACCTGGCATCGATGCAGCCGTACACAATCCCCGGCAAGAGGATGGGCTCCCGCGCCCACGCCGCGGTACTGGCTGCCTACCCCCAGGCCACCAGCGTCTGGGCGTTGGCTCGGAGCCAACGCAACACCCGCTCGCAGAACGCGCTGGAGTGGATCATCTCGCTCTTCTCCGATGCCAACGGTTTTGGCATCTTCGGCACCGCCGACGCACTGTCCGACCACGACGCCCGCTACCTGGTGGAGTCCGCCAACCGGCAGCTGCTGGTCAGCGTCGGACAGCACGAGATCACCAGCCGAGAACTGGGCGAGCGCATCACGGGCAAGAAGTTCACCATCGGCCAGGACAGTTTCCGTCGTGCCGTCCAGGTTCGCTGA
- a CDS encoding multidrug effflux MFS transporter, producing the protein MGGLVAVLAFLSALAPLSIDMYVPAFPAMARSLAVPAASIQLSMTACLVGIVLGQLVVGPLSDKIGRRRPLLLGTAAFVGFSLLAAIAPSAGLLVGARFLQGFCGAVGMVVARAVLTDQLRGTELAKAYSVLIMVIGVAPVIAPVIGAAVLRVAPWNAIFVVLAAAGLIALLLAARLVPESHPEHLRTTGNLGASTRPMIELVALKRFLGMVLTLGAASAGMFAYISGSTFVFQEHYGMSPTGYSIVFAVNSAAVILSSMVFGRLSAHFPLERLLPLGIGLSLTGALAQVLFDVVHGDTMVVTWICLFVTQLGLAWIIGSTMTLGQTLAQHASGAGSALLGAGQFILGAAIAPVVGFFGTGGPLPMAVIMLVAYAVAVLVWFALGRTEPS; encoded by the coding sequence ATGGGCGGGCTCGTGGCAGTTCTCGCCTTCCTCAGCGCGCTGGCCCCGCTGTCGATCGACATGTACGTCCCTGCCTTCCCGGCGATGGCCCGCTCCCTGGCCGTCCCGGCCGCCTCCATCCAGCTCTCCATGACCGCGTGCCTGGTGGGCATCGTCCTGGGTCAGCTGGTCGTCGGTCCGCTGAGCGACAAGATCGGACGTCGACGTCCGCTGCTGCTCGGCACCGCGGCCTTCGTGGGCTTCTCGCTGCTTGCCGCCATCGCTCCGAGCGCCGGTCTGCTGGTCGGCGCGCGCTTCCTGCAGGGCTTCTGCGGTGCCGTCGGCATGGTCGTGGCGCGCGCAGTGCTCACCGACCAGCTGCGTGGCACGGAGCTGGCCAAGGCCTACTCGGTGCTCATCATGGTGATAGGCGTCGCCCCCGTGATCGCTCCGGTGATCGGTGCGGCGGTGCTGCGCGTGGCCCCGTGGAATGCCATCTTCGTCGTGCTGGCGGCGGCCGGTCTGATCGCCCTGCTGCTCGCCGCCCGTCTGGTTCCCGAGAGCCATCCCGAGCACCTGCGCACGACAGGCAACCTCGGCGCGTCGACCCGCCCGATGATCGAGCTGGTCGCGTTGAAGCGCTTCCTCGGCATGGTTCTGACGCTCGGTGCTGCCTCGGCCGGAATGTTCGCCTACATCTCCGGCTCCACCTTCGTCTTCCAGGAGCACTACGGGATGTCGCCCACCGGCTACAGCATCGTCTTCGCCGTGAACTCCGCTGCCGTGATCCTCTCCTCGATGGTCTTCGGCCGTCTGTCGGCCCATTTCCCGTTGGAACGACTGCTGCCGCTGGGCATCGGCCTGAGCCTGACCGGGGCGCTGGCACAAGTGCTCTTCGACGTCGTCCACGGCGACACCATGGTGGTCACCTGGATCTGCCTGTTCGTCACCCAGCTGGGGTTGGCCTGGATCATCGGTTCGACGATGACCCTTGGGCAGACGCTCGCCCAGCATGCCTCGGGCGCCGGCTCGGCGCTGCTCGGGGCCGGGCAGTTCATCCTGGGTGCCGCCATCGCGCCGGTGGTGGGCTTCTTCGGGACCGGCGGCCCGTTGCCGATGGCCGTGATCATGCTGGTCGCCTATGCCGTCGCCGTACTGGTCTGGTTCGCCCTCGGCCGCACTGAGCCCAGCTGA
- the pstS gene encoding phosphate ABC transporter substrate-binding protein PstS has product MNRTGKYAALAILGTLSLAACGGNDAGTAATSAAGSLKGEGSSAQKTAMDELKKSYQDQCGNKGTIEYNPTGSGKGITNFNAKLVDWAGSDSALKDKPKDDGTIETDAAKKRCGGNEAWNLPMVVGPVAFAFNLDGVDELVLTPEILSNIFAGKITTWNDEAIKKANPDATLPGDKITVFYRSGESGTTENVTKYLKAAAPSAFTAETGKKWPMKAGEGKDGSSGVAEAVSSTKGAISYMEWSYAQSNNLNIAKIDNGGGAVELTPETVGKAVEGAEVKGKGNDLKLGLKYDIKEADAYPAILVTYEIVCSKGLDAGKTALLKDYLTYTASDEGQGQLEDAGYAPLPKSMQTKVQEAIKAIA; this is encoded by the coding sequence ATGAATCGCACTGGCAAGTACGCAGCACTCGCCATCCTCGGAACCCTCAGCCTCGCCGCCTGTGGTGGCAATGACGCCGGGACGGCCGCGACCAGCGCCGCCGGCAGCCTGAAGGGCGAGGGTTCCAGCGCCCAGAAGACCGCCATGGACGAGCTGAAGAAGTCATACCAGGACCAGTGCGGAAACAAGGGCACCATCGAGTACAACCCCACCGGCTCCGGCAAGGGCATCACCAACTTCAACGCCAAGCTGGTCGACTGGGCCGGTTCGGACTCGGCCCTGAAGGACAAGCCGAAGGACGACGGCACCATCGAGACCGACGCCGCCAAGAAGCGTTGCGGTGGCAACGAGGCCTGGAACCTGCCGATGGTCGTCGGCCCGGTCGCCTTCGCCTTCAACCTCGACGGCGTCGACGAGCTCGTGCTGACCCCGGAGATCCTGTCCAACATCTTCGCCGGCAAGATCACCACCTGGAACGACGAGGCGATCAAGAAGGCCAACCCTGACGCCACCCTGCCCGGCGACAAGATCACCGTCTTCTACCGTTCCGGCGAGTCGGGCACCACCGAGAACGTCACCAAGTACCTGAAGGCCGCCGCCCCGTCCGCCTTCACCGCCGAGACCGGCAAGAAGTGGCCCATGAAGGCCGGCGAGGGCAAGGACGGCTCCTCTGGTGTTGCCGAGGCCGTGTCCTCCACCAAGGGCGCCATCAGCTACATGGAGTGGAGCTACGCCCAGTCCAACAACCTGAACATCGCCAAGATCGACAATGGTGGCGGCGCCGTGGAGCTCACCCCCGAAACGGTCGGCAAGGCCGTCGAGGGTGCCGAGGTCAAGGGCAAGGGCAATGACCTCAAGCTCGGTCTGAAGTACGACATCAAGGAAGCCGACGCCTACCCGGCCATCCTGGTCACCTACGAGATCGTCTGCTCGAAGGGCCTGGATGCGGGCAAGACCGCCCTGCTGAAGGACTACCTGACCTACACCGCCTCGGACGAGGGCCAGGGCCAGCTCGAGGATGCCGGCTATGCCCCGCTGCCGAAGTCGATGCAGACGAAGGTCCAGGAAGCCATCAAGGCCATCGCCTGA
- a CDS encoding 5'-methylthioadenosine/adenosylhomocysteine nucleosidase translates to MTHILLLAAMAEETAPVIAGRSFDAVEEGRVWRAVDGERTVTLVTCGIGLVNSAAATAVAIERHRPDVIVSLGSAGGLGKDVRVGDIIVGRSYRYADADATAFGYEYGQIPSMPVSFPGDERLLGLMQADDSDATVHLGEIVSGNSFVAGELAHTLRERFPEALAADMESTAIAQVAWAAKLPFVCVRSISDLCAPEAGQDFKGNIDDVAARSAAAVWRLVAQL, encoded by the coding sequence ATGACCCACATCCTGCTGCTGGCGGCGATGGCCGAGGAGACCGCACCCGTCATCGCGGGCCGCAGTTTCGATGCCGTCGAGGAGGGCCGCGTCTGGCGTGCCGTCGACGGTGAGCGCACCGTCACCCTGGTGACCTGCGGCATCGGCCTGGTGAACTCGGCCGCGGCCACCGCCGTCGCCATCGAACGACACCGGCCCGACGTGATCGTCTCCCTCGGATCGGCTGGTGGGCTGGGCAAGGACGTGCGGGTGGGCGACATCATCGTCGGCCGGTCCTACCGCTACGCCGACGCCGATGCGACGGCCTTCGGCTACGAGTACGGCCAGATCCCGTCGATGCCCGTCAGCTTCCCGGGCGACGAGCGCCTGCTGGGCCTGATGCAGGCTGACGACAGCGACGCCACCGTGCACCTGGGCGAGATCGTCAGCGGCAACTCCTTCGTTGCCGGTGAGCTGGCGCACACCCTGCGGGAACGCTTCCCCGAGGCTCTGGCGGCGGACATGGAGTCCACCGCCATTGCCCAGGTGGCGTGGGCGGCCAAGCTGCCCTTCGTCTGCGTGCGCTCGATCAGCGACCTGTGCGCACCGGAGGCGGGGCAGGACTTCAAGGGCAACATCGACGACGTCGCCGCCCGTTCCGCCGCCGCGGTGTGGCGCTTGGTGGCCCAGCTCTGA
- a CDS encoding MarR family winged helix-turn-helix transcriptional regulator: protein MTETPQTMVARAWQENFPGLDVSPIEIFGRLRHLQEQHEEALAPLYEGAPISQGETAVLIFLRHAEGPTIARRLAHQRGCSAAAMGKLLSKLERRGMVTRRPNPADRRSALVEITPTGARMVDDYFPRQLALEASILDGLPQEWRQQFVEAMDVLSDRLRPLAGP from the coding sequence ATGACAGAGACCCCGCAGACGATGGTGGCCCGAGCCTGGCAGGAGAACTTTCCGGGTCTCGACGTCAGCCCCATCGAGATCTTCGGACGCCTGCGGCACCTCCAGGAGCAGCACGAGGAGGCCCTCGCCCCGCTCTACGAGGGCGCGCCGATCAGCCAGGGGGAGACCGCCGTCCTCATCTTCCTCCGTCATGCCGAAGGCCCCACGATCGCCCGACGGCTCGCCCACCAACGGGGCTGCTCCGCTGCGGCGATGGGCAAGCTGCTGTCGAAGCTGGAGCGTCGAGGCATGGTCACCCGACGCCCGAACCCTGCAGACCGTCGCTCCGCGCTGGTCGAGATCACCCCCACCGGCGCCCGGATGGTGGACGACTACTTCCCCCGCCAGCTGGCCCTCGAGGCCAGCATCCTGGACGGCCTGCCCCAGGAATGGCGCCAGCAGTTCGTCGAGGCCATGGACGTCCTGTCGGACCGGCTCCGCCCCCTGGCGGGGCCATAG
- a CDS encoding S-ribosylhomocysteine lyase, with amino-acid sequence MPKMNVESFNLDHTLVAAPYIRVADRKELPQGDVLTKFDVRFCQPNQEHLEMPVIHSLEHTMAENFRNHADYIVDFSPMGCQTGFYLITVGDHEQAEIEELVAATLGDVLQATEVPAANEVQCGWGANHTLEEAQEAARAMLAKRDEWSQVMA; translated from the coding sequence CCGAAGATGAATGTCGAGAGCTTCAACCTGGACCACACGCTGGTCGCCGCGCCCTACATCCGCGTCGCCGACCGCAAGGAGCTGCCGCAGGGTGACGTGCTGACCAAGTTCGACGTGCGTTTCTGCCAGCCGAACCAGGAGCACCTGGAGATGCCGGTGATCCACTCGCTGGAGCACACCATGGCCGAGAACTTCCGCAACCATGCCGACTACATCGTCGACTTCTCGCCGATGGGCTGCCAGACCGGCTTCTACCTGATCACCGTCGGGGACCATGAGCAGGCCGAGATCGAGGAACTGGTGGCGGCCACGCTCGGCGACGTGTTGCAGGCCACCGAGGTTCCCGCCGCCAACGAGGTGCAGTGCGGCTGGGGCGCCAACCACACTCTCGAGGAGGCCCAGGAGGCTGCCCGCGCCATGCTCGCCAAGCGCGACGAGTGGTCGCAGGTGATGGCATGA